The Nitrospirota bacterium DNA segment TCACGGCGTCGAGGCTGTTCTGGCTGATTTCGGGAAAATCAAGGAGCCGGGCGGTATATTCCCGATCGAGGGGAAACCCGGGACCGGCAAGGGCTCCCGAACCCAGGGGCATGACATCGATCCGTTTTAATAAATCGATGAGCCTCTCTTGATCCCGCTCAACCATTTCATAATAGGCCAGAATATAGTGGGAAAAAAGGATCGGCTGAGCTTTTTGAAGATGGGTGTACCCGGGCATGATCACCTCTAAATGATCTTTGGCCAGATGAAAAAAAACTTCCTGCAGTCGGCCTAGCAGACCTGCGATTTCAAAGACTTCGTGCTTTAAATAAAGCCGCAAGTCCAAAACAACCTGATCATTCCGGCTTCGGCCCGTATGGAGTTTTTCTCCTGCCGGGCCTATTTTTTCGATTAACCGTTTTTCGATGCTCATGTGGATATCTTCAGACGCCTCCGAGAACTTAAATTTACCGGTTTCAATCTCTTTTAAAATCCCTTCCAGTCCCATGATAATTTTATTCCGTTCATTTGGAGTCATGATATTCGCCCGGCAGAGCGTTTTACAATGGGCAATACTTCCCTGAATATCTTGACGGTAAAGCCGCCGGTCAAAATGAATCGATGCCGTGAATTTTTCAACGCTGGAAAGGGTGGCTTCCTGAAAACGTCCGCCCCATAATTTTTTGTTCGCTCTGTTTTTCGGTTGGGTCATTTAAAAATCTTTAGATTGAAGTTTAAGGCGAAGTGCGTTGAGTTTAATAAACCCTTCAGCGTCTTTCTGATGGTAGACCTCTTCTTCATCAAAGGTTGCAAGGGTCTGATGGTAAAGGGACAGATCCGACTTTCGTCCGACCAGGTAACAATTCCCTTTATAGAGTTTGAGCCGCACCACTCCCGTGACCCGTTCCTGGCTTTGGTCTATCGCGGTTTGAAGCATCGTCCGCTCGGGAGAAAACCAATAGCCGTAATAGACCAGCTCTGCGTACCTTGAAATCCAGGAATCGCGCAAATGAAGGGTTTCCCGATCCATGGTCAGCGATTCAACGGCCCGGTGGGCTTTATGGAGGATGGTGCCTCCGGGTGTTTCATAAACTCCCCGCGACTTCATTCCGACGTAACGGTTTTCAACGAGGTCTACCCGGCCGATGCCATGTTTTCCGCCAAAACGGTTTAAAAGGCCGAGCGTTTCCGCGGGGGAATATTTTTTGCCGTTTACGGCCACAGGATTGCCCCGGTTAAATTCAATCTCGACGAATTGCGGTTTTTGGGGGGCCTTCTCCGGAGCAACCGTCATTTGAAACATCCCTGCCGGCGGTTCCATCCACGGGTCTTCCAGGATTCCCCCTTCGTAACTGGTGTGGAATAAATTACGATCAATACTGTAGGGTTTTGACCGGGTCGCCGAAATGGGGATTTTACGCGCTTTCGCGTAATCAATCAGGTCTCCTCTTGAACGGAACTCCCATTCCCGCCAGGGCGCGATAATTTTAACCGACGGCATGAGGGATAAATAGGTTAACTCAAACCGGACCTGGTCATTTCCCTTCCCGGTTGCCCCGTGGGCAACGGCGTCTGCTTTC contains these protein-coding regions:
- the argH gene encoding argininosuccinate lyase translates to MTQPKNRANKKLWGGRFQEATLSSVEKFTASIHFDRRLYRQDIQGSIAHCKTLCRANIMTPNERNKIIMGLEGILKEIETGKFKFSEASEDIHMSIEKRLIEKIGPAGEKLHTGRSRNDQVVLDLRLYLKHEVFEIAGLLGRLQEVFFHLAKDHLEVIMPGYTHLQKAQPILFSHYILAYYEMVERDQERLIDLLKRIDVMPLGSGALAGPGFPLDREYTARLLDFPEISQNSLDAVSDRDFVIEFHSFASVLMMHLSRLSEELILWSSTEFGFVDLPDEFCTGSSMMPQKKNPDIPELVRGKTGRVYGNLFSALTMMKGLPLAYNRDLQEDKEPLFETIDLVKNVLSIYAELLSKLKVNRPRMLQGLQKGYLLSTDIADYLVEKGMTFRKAHELVGKLVRYCMEHEKYLEDLSLKEYRSFSKFFQKDILNLSLSSSINKRNVIGGTATSQVIKRLEKLGKRR
- a CDS encoding argininosuccinate synthase translates to MTQPKVKKVVLAYSGGLDTSVIITWLKENYRCQVIAFCANLGQEEDLQGVKEKALKTGADKVYMEDLREEFVKDFVFPMLRAEAIYEGEYLLGTSIARPLIAKKQIEIARKEKADAVAHGATGKGNDQVRFELTYLSLMPSVKIIAPWREWEFRSRGDLIDYAKARKIPISATRSKPYSIDRNLFHTSYEGGILEDPWMEPPAGMFQMTVAPEKAPQKPQFVEIEFNRGNPVAVNGKKYSPAETLGLLNRFGGKHGIGRVDLVENRYVGMKSRGVYETPGGTILHKAHRAVESLTMDRETLHLRDSWISRYAELVYYGYWFSPERTMLQTAIDQSQERVTGVVRLKLYKGNCYLVGRKSDLSLYHQTLATFDEEEVYHQKDAEGFIKLNALRLKLQSKDF